One window of the Zea mays cultivar B73 chromosome 3, Zm-B73-REFERENCE-NAM-5.0, whole genome shotgun sequence genome contains the following:
- the LOC103649700 gene encoding Tryptophan aminotransferase-related protein 2: MPSAALHLGTSVEAGGGFQGTGAMAPSARLLTPKGAGAAAGPAQAQSRREETANGGGAGPDLAALRPTTTTNRPRGKAQAGKPSRRAPIWNLKAAVFASVVLNVGLLVQHYVSSTAPSHHHHRQGHQACPMHLDAGASRDRRGRQEDPLSVPKAGAPSTGKPAVTPDSVINLDHGDPTMFEEFWRGTGAAAEIVIPGWQTMSYFSDVGNVCWFLEPGLDQEVRRVHRLVGNAAVDGYHVVVGTGSTQLFMAALYALSPPAGAGAGAAPMSVVSTAPYYSSYPAVTDFLRSGLFRWAGDASSFRGDTYIELVCSPNNPDGAIREAVLSSAGSGVAVHDLAYYWPQYTAITKRADHDVMLFTVSKSTGHAGTRIGWALVKDRDVARKMAKFIELNTIGVSKDSQLRAAKVLRAVSDAYELPEAGDARRRRLFDYGRRKMVERWRMLRGAAAASGIFSLSEETSALCNFTKEMAVTNPAFAWLRCDREDVEDCAGFLRAHRILTRSGDQFGADPRYVRVSMLDRDDAYDIFVKRLSSLR; the protein is encoded by the exons ATGCCTTCGGCGGCATTACACCTTGGCACGTCGGTGGAGGCCGGCGGCGGCTTCCAAGGCACCGGTGCCATGGCGCCGTCCGCGCGCCTCCTCACCCCCAAAGGCGCCGGCGCTGCGGCCGGGCCCGCGCAGGCGCAGAGTCGTCGGGAGGAAACGGCCAACGGCGGGGGCGCTGGCCCTGACCTTGCCGCACTCcggcccaccaccaccaccaacaggCCGCGCGGGAAAGCCCAGGCCGGGAAGCCCAGCAGGCGGGCGCCGATCTGGAACCTGAAGGCCGCCGTCTTCGCCTCCGTCGTCCTCAACGTAGGCCTCCTCGTCCAGCACTACGTCAGTAGCACGGCTCCgtcgcaccaccaccaccgccagGGGCATCAGGCCTGCCCGATGCATCTAGATGCTGGCGCCAGCCGCGACAGAAGGGGGAGGCAGGAGGATCCGCTGTCCGTGCCCAAGGCCGGGGCGCCGTCGACGGGCAAGCCGGCGGTGACGCCGGACTCGGTGATCAATCTCGATCA CGGCGACCCAACCATGTTCGAGGAGTTCTGGCGGGGGACGGGGGCCGCCGCCGAGATCGTCATCCCGGGGTGGCAGACCATGAGCTACTTCTCCGACGTGGGCAACGTGTGCTGGTTCCTGGAGCCGGGCCTGGACCAGGAGGTGCGGCGGGTGCACCGGCTGGTCGGCAACGCCGCCGTGGACGGGTACCACGTCGTCGTCGGCACCGGCTCCACGCAGCTCTTCATGGCCGCGCTGTACGCGCTGTCGCCGCCCGCGGGAGCCGGCGCCGGCGCTGCGCCCATGAGCGTGGTGTCCACGGCGCCCTACTACTCG TCCTACCCTGCCGTCACGGATTTCCTCCGGTCGGGGCTCTTCCGCTGGGCCGGCGACGCCAGCTCGTTCAGGGGCGACACCTACATCGAGCTGGTGTGCTCGCCGAACAACCCCGACGGCGCCATCCGCGAGGCCGTCCTGTCCTCCGCCGGCTCCGGCGTGGCGGTCCACGACCTGGCGTACTACTGGCCGCAGTACACAGCCATCACCAAACGGGCCGACCACGACGTCATGCTCTTCACCGTGTCCAAGAGCACAGGCCACGCCGGGACGCGGATCGG GTGGGCGCTGGTGAAGGACCGCGACGTCGCGAGGAAGATGGCCAAGTTCATCGAGCTCAACACGATCGGCGTCTCCAAGGACTCGCAGCTGCGCGCCGCCAAGGTCCTCAGGGCGGTCTCCGACGCCTACGAGCTCCCGGAGGCGGGAgatgcccgccgccgccgcctgttCGACTACGGCCGGCGCAAGATGGTGGAGCGCTGGCGCATGCTGCGTGGAGCGGCCGCCGCCTCCGGCATCTTCAGCCTgtccgaggagacctcggccTTGTGCAACTTCACCAAAGAGATGGCGGTCACTAACCCTG CGTTCGCGTGGCTGCGCTGCGACAGGGAGGACGTGGAGGACTGCGCGGGCTTCCTGCGCGCCCACAGGATACTGACGCGGAGCGGGGACCAGTTCGGAGCGGACCCGAGGTACGTCCGGGTCAGCATGCTCGACAGGGACGACGCCTACGACATATTTGTGAAGCGTCTCTCGTCTCTGCGATGA